Proteins encoded in a region of the Planococcus citri chromosome 1, ihPlaCitr1.1, whole genome shotgun sequence genome:
- the LOC135849897 gene encoding uncharacterized protein LOC135849897, whose translation MSKKAKKGALYDKEIQQLLDDGFLSSGDDEIEDEEFNDSDVSSGDDIDDENWTVPFEISESSSESETDDDLEDGDRSNSQANVSNIPITNAQNDSSVAGTSASNDNSNTAGNDPNATGKNNSDPPINLDDWHTLILKPTLLKFRGEEKVLLDNLSTQPTTPVEFFRLFFDNVFLDKIIGFSNEEVRLLTRFKPLNRRSPLRNFKPFQETTY comes from the exons atgtcaaaaaaagccAAGAAAGGTGCGTTATACGATAAAGAAATTCAACAATTACTCGACGATGGCTTTCTATCATCAGGAGATGATGAGATCGAAGATGAAGAATTTAATGATAGTGACG tATCGAGTGGCGATGatattgatgatgaaaattggaCAGTGCCATTCGAAATTTCCGAATCTTCTAGTGAAAGTGAAACTGACGATGATTTAGAGGATGGTGATCGAAGCAATTCTCAAGCAAATGTTTCAAATATTCCAATCACGAATG CTCAAAATGATTCGAGTGTAGCTGGAACTTCTGCCTCTAATGATAATTCGAACACTGCTGGAAATGACCCTAACGCTACTGGAAAAAACAACTCAGACCCTCCGATAAATTTGGATGATTGGCATACTCTAATCCTGAAACCCACCCTGCTGAAATTTAGAGGAGAAGAAAAAGTACTTCTGGACAATTTATCAACACAGCCGACCACTCCTGTTGAATTCTTTCGcctattttttgacaatgtttttttagacaaaattaTTGGATTCTCTAATGAAGAAGTCCGACTGCTGACACGTTTCAAACCCCTGAATAGAAGATCGCCATTGAGAAACTTCAAACCATTTCAAGAGACGACTTATTGA
- the LOC135849893 gene encoding ATP-binding cassette sub-family C member 10, which translates to MTHLPRMKWSWEEFCGTENFTVWAGTHSDLSQCFQTLCLQIPALFLIAVISAYYAGKYDNWLIRTSREKTIIKIRMIIVLVLALLPAVRIIVLVTQDPKSLRAVNYFFMILESFTWFVHLSYVAALKNRLGSSLRGRVVLISLYMFFFVICVIRAKSLYVNFVEDVPSEAWVYLLFSFITLFTQILYGLTLIPSEDTPSRRQTLDAMDRDDVMFSSVLSQYYRFREDFDPHYIGTAMEGSGPISKLFFLWSNRLIDKGADKQLDTPEDVFDLPEELTCSILNDKLTLAMDTPLSGEDVSRITLLRGLHKCFAKQFYGVGILRLIADLASFASPLLLHELLTFIDDERIPVPYGYFYAAGIFFASLIGSFCSIHFDFFIGTISLKLQSALIARIYRKILLLNPSVFKEISVGEIVNHINTDMNRISNSCISFHSVWSIPLQLIVSLYLLYTQVGIAAIAGVAFSIVLIPINKVIAVKIGNLSVRMMSEKDKRVEMMNELIKGIRVIKLHVWEEYFVSKVLGIRVKEMKYLKSRKYLDALCVYFWATTPVIIAILTFTVHVYMGRELNAAIVFTSLSLLNMLIVPVNAIPWVLNGVIEAWVSVKRVSSYLQYDEINVSTYYTPKKDDTKSVIVNNGTFSWNLDTMHLSNINLSIEKGQLVGIIGPVGSGKSSLLAALLAEIQGIRGFVSVDGVEDGIGYVSQNPWIQQCSVRDNIIFGSTYELTKYRKVVEACALLEDFNCWPNGDSEVVGEGGCTLSGGQKARIALARAVYQNKLVYIMDDVLSAVDTQVAVHIYNECIKKLLQGKTRILVTHFTQLLNTADWVVKLNNGEIVKQGLPTEVLSDPDLSTKSYKSSESILCEENAIKCESNGDEIEAEGREKGIVSFRVYYSYWKAVGHVLALLIILSVLAMQVSRRAVDWWLTIWVSANKETRSNSTDFYFLYDFEYNMVRDRTSDVYYFLSVYIAIGVANSIIVMIRAFLFAYGGIQAASQIHKSLLSSIVQAHVEFFDVSPLGRILNRFSSDTNTVDDSLPFVINILLAQFSSLIGIVLMTVYGIPWLCLILAPLLPIYQRIQSRYRLTSRELKRLGSLTLSPLYSHVSETINGIMTIRAFKESRRFVRENEDKVDTMQKCTFSSLAASVWLNVRLQTIGVIVIGGVCIIAVVQRHIDVAHSGYVGLALSYALTLTVSLGGIVNIFTETEQQMVAVERIDEYIYKPKSELRNCKVDIDLPFAWPCQGVVSFINVCLRYREDIPFALKNVNFETHGGEKIGIVGRTGAGKSSLFVTLFRLTDVTSGVICIDTINISNVPLHKLRSKITIIPQDPFIFSGTLRENIDPLNEREEIQIWDALHKCDLFDLVQKLGGLNARLKSGGINISVGERQLLCLVRAALRNTKVVCIDEATANVDQETDKKIQKAIRNLFQSSTVFIIAHRIQSVMECDRVLVMSHGEVLEFESPEELLKNENSYFYQIVNQQVAS; encoded by the exons ATGACTCATCTACCCAGAATGAAATGGAGCTGGGAAGAATTCTGCGGAACGGAGAATTTCACCGTTTGGGCTGGTACTCATTCAGACCTATCGCAGTGTTTTCAAACACTGTGTTTACAAATCCCGGCGTTATTTCTGATAGCTGTTATATCGGCGTATTACGCTGGCAAATACGACAATTGGCTCATAAGAACATCGAGAGAAAAAACCATCATCAAGATAAGAATGATCATCGTTCTAGTACTAGCTTTACTGCCAGCCGTCAGAATTATCGTGCTGGTCACTCAAGATCCGAAATCGTTACGCGCTGTGAATTATTTCTTCATGATATTGGAATCGTTCACGTGGTTTGTTCATTTAAGCTACGTAGCAGCGTTGAAGAATCGATTAGGGTCCAGTTTACGAGGACGTGTTGTGCTGATATCGCTTTACATGTTTTTCTTCGTCATCTGCGTCATAAGAGCGAAATCATTGTACGTTAATTTTGTCGAAGATGTTCCTTCGGAAGCTTGGGTTTATCTTCTATTCTCGTTTATTACgcttttcactcaaattttgtaCGGATTGACGTTGATACCTTCGGAAGATACTCCTTCCCGGAGACAAACACTGGACGCTATGGATCGA GACGATGTTATGTTCTCTTCGGTACTTAGTCAATACTATCGTTTTCGAGAAGATTTTGATCCGCATTACATCGGAACTGCTATGGAAGGAAGTGGTCCTATATCCAAGTTATTTTTCTTATGGTCTAATAGACTCATCGATAAAGGCGCTGACAAACAATTAGATACTCCGGAAGATGTTTTCGATTTACCGGAAGAATTAACGTGCTCTATTTTGAACGATAAATTGACGTTAGCTATGGATACTCCGTTATCTGGAGAAGACGTATCTCGTATTACTCTGCTCAGAGGTCTTCATAAGTGTTTCGCTAAACAATTCTACGGCGTTGGTATTCTCAGACTGATTGCTGATTTGGCTAGCTTTGCCAGTCCTTTATTACTCCACGAGCTTTTAACGTTTATCGACGATGAACGAATACCTGTACCGTATGGTTATTTTTACGCTGCTGgcatttttttcgcttctttgaTAG gttcATTTTGCTCgatacattttgatttttttatcggtACGATTAGTTTGAAATTACAAAGCGCCTTGATCGCTAgaatatatcgaaaaattctgTTACTCAACCCATCTGTGTTCAAAGAAATAAG CGTTGGCGAGATTGTCAACCATATTAATACAGATATGAATAGAATATCGAATTCTTGCATAAGTTTTCATTCTGTGTGGAGTATTCCTTTGCAG ttaATCGTATCACTTTACCTGCTCTACACTCAAGTAGGCATCGCTGCCATCGCTGGTGTCGCATTTTCCATCGTTCTAATTCCAATCAATAAAGTAATAGCggtaaaaatag gaaatttaagcGTTCGTATGATGTCTGAAAAAGACAAACGAGTGGAAATGATGAACGAATTAATCAAAGGGATCAGAGTGATAAAATTACACGTCTGGGAAGAGTATTTCGTTTCGAAAGTCTTGGGTATTCGTGTCAAGGAAATGAAGTACTTGAAGAGTCGTAAATATCTAGATGCTTTGTGCGTGTATTTTTGGGCTACCACGCCGGTCATAATAGCAATTTTAACGTTCACCGTTCACGTTTACATGGGCAGAGAGCTGAATGCCGCCATC GTATTTACTAGTTTATCTCTTCTCAACATGCTGATCGTTCCTGTAAACGCAATACCGTGGGTATTAAATGGAGTTATTGAAGCGTGGGTTTCGGTAAAACGAGTCAGCTCCTATTtacaa TACGATGAAATAAACGTTTCGACATATTATACTCCCAAAAAAGACGACACGAAATCTGTGATAGTGAATAATGGAACGTTCAGTTGGAACTTGGACACGATGCATTTATCCAATATCAATTTATCGATTGAAAAA GGACAGTTAGTTGGAATTATCGGACCGGTGGGTAGTGGTAAATCTTCATTGTTGGCAGCTTTATTGGCGGAAATTCAAGGTATTCGAGGATTCGTCTCGGTGGATGGTGTCGAAGATG GTATCGGCTACGTCTCACAAAATCCATGGATTCAACAATGCTCGGTTCGAGATAACATCATATTCGGTAGCACCTACGAATTGACTAAATACAG AAAAGTGGTCGAAGCTTGCGCTCTACTGGAAGATTTCAACTGCTGGCCAAACGGTGACTCAGAAGTAGTCGGTGAAGGAGGATGTACTTTGAGCGGTGGCCAAAAAGCTAGAATCGCTCTAGCGCGTGCTGTTTATCAA AACAAATTGGTTTACATAATGGATGACGTGTTGTCTGCTGTCGATACTCAAGTAGCAGTTCACATATATAacgaatgcattaaaaaattactccaagGTAAAACGAGAATTCTAGTGACACATTTTACTCAGCTGTTGAACACCGCCGATTGGGTTGTTAAGTTAAATAACGGTGAAATCGTTAAACAAG GACTTCCAACCGAAGTTTTATCCGATCCTGATTTATCTACAAAATCTTATAAATCATCTGAAAGTATTCTTTGCGAAGAAAACGCCATCAAATGTGAATCTAACGGAGATGAAATCGAAGCCGAAGGACGAGAAAAAGGAATTGTATCTTTCAGAGTGTATTACTCATATTGGAAAGCTGTTGGGCATGTTTTAGCGTTGCTAATTATACTATCAGTGCTCGCTATGCAG gtttccagaCGTGCAGTCGACTGGTGGTTGACAATTTGGGTTTCGGCGAATAAAGAAACTCGATCGAATTCCACcgatttttatttcttataCGATTTCGAATAta ACATGGTTCGTGATCGAACATCGGACGTTTATTACTTTCTATCAGTGTACATCGCTATAGGCGTAGCTAATTCTATCATCGTAATGATCAGAGCCTTTCTGTTCGCTTATGGAGGGATTCAAGCAGCGAGTCAAATTCATAAATCGTTACTGTCGTCGATAGTTcaa GCTCATGTGGAGTTCTTCGATGTTTCACCTCTAGGAAGAATTCTGAACAGGTTTTCTTCCGATACGAATACAGTCGATGATAGTTTACCATTCGTGATCAATATTCTATTAGCTCAATTCTCCTCGCTCATTG GTATCGTATTGATGACGGTGTACGGAATACCGTGGCTATGCCTGATATTAGCTCCGTTATTGCCAATTTACCAAAGAATCCAGAGTCGTTATCGGTTAACTTCCAGAGAATTGAAACGATTGGGTAGTTTAACGCTGTCTCCTCTCTACAGCCATGTTAGCGAAACGATAAACGGAATTATGACAATTCGTGCTTTCAAAGAATCACGCAG ATTTGTCCGTGAAAATGAAGATAAAGTAGATACGATGCAAAAGTGCACCTTTTCCAGCCTCGCAGCTTCTGTCTGGCTCAACGTCAGATTACAAACCATCGGTGTCATTGTGATCGGAGGTGTCTGTATTATTGCTGTGGTCCAACGTCATATCGATGTTGCTCATTCTG GATACGTTGGTTTAGCGTTATCGTACGCCCTGACTTTAACCGTAAGCTTAGGAGGAATCGTAAATATTTTCACTGAAACAGAACAACAAATGGTTGCTGTAGAAAGAATAGACGAATATATCTACAAACCAAAATCAGAATTGAGAAACTGTAAAGTAGACATCGATTTACCATTTGCATGGCCATGCCAAGGAGTCGTTTCGTTCATCAACGTGTGCCTTAGATACAG AGAAGATATTCCATTCgcgttgaaaaatgtaaatttcgaaACACACGGTGGTGAGAAAATCGGCATCGTTGGACGTACAGGAGCCGGTAAAAGTTCCTTATTCGTAACTTTATTCAGATTAACCGACGTAACCAGCGGTGTAATTTGTATCGATACCATCAATATATCCAATGTTCCTTTACATAAGCTCAG ATCTAAAATTACAATCATTCCGCAAGATCcgttcattttttctggtaCCCTACGGGAGAACATTGATCCTCTGAATGAACgagaagaaattcaaatttgggacGCTCTGCATAAATGCGATCTTTTTGATTTAGTTCAAAAATTAGGCGGTTTAAACGCTCGCCTGAAAAGTGGCGGTATTAATATTTCTGTCGGAGAAAGACAACTTCTGTGTTTGGTCAGAGCTGCTCTTCGAAATACCAAA GTGGTTTGTATCGATGAAGCTACAGCGAATGTGGATCAAgaaactgataaaaaaattcaaaaagctattcgtaatttatttcaaagtaGTACAGTTTTCATCATTGCTCATCGAATTCAATCTGTGATGGAATGTGACAG GGTTTTGGTGATGAGTCATGGCGAAGTTCTGGAATTCGAATCGCCCGAAGaattactaaaaaatgaaaactcgtaTTTCTATCAAATTGTGAACCAACAAGTTGCCAGCTAG